Proteins found in one Capsicum annuum cultivar UCD-10X-F1 unplaced genomic scaffold, UCD10Xv1.1 ctg71138, whole genome shotgun sequence genomic segment:
- the LOC124894189 gene encoding E3 ubiquitin-protein ligase MIB2-like isoform X3: protein MLMKMTDENGDTALHKAMRSRHQDVARLLVKEDPELEFPSNKARETPLYLETESGLREALREILNSCKQPTSSSGSLNRTPLHAAVIQEHTEWTADKD, encoded by the coding sequence ATGCTCATGAAGATGACAGATGAGAATGGAGATACAGCGCTGCACAAGGCCATGCGGAGCCGACATCAAGATGTAGCCAGACTGTTGGTGAAAGAAGATCCTGAATTAGAATTTCCATCCAACAAGGCTCGGGAGACACCGCTGTATCTGGAAACTGAGTCTGGTCTTCGTGAAGCTTTGAGAGAAATCTTGAACTCATGCAAGCAACCAACTTCTTCTTCAGGTTCATTAAATCGAACACCACTGCATGCAGCAGTAATTCAGGAACACACGG